GCTGAAAGCGCGCTTCGTCCACCGCATGGGCAGCGCCGCATCGGCCATCGCCCGCATGGCCGATCGCGAGGGCTTCGACATGGTCATCCTGGGCTCGCACGGGCACGGCGCGCTGGCCGGCCTGGTCATGGGCTCGGTGGCCACCAAGGTGCTGGCCTCATGCCGCACACCGGTGTTGCTGGTGCGCTGAGCGCCGCCGGCGCAGATCGCGCGGATGGCGCTGACATCGCACAGGGCCTCACCACGGCGCAGGCCCAGGAGGCCCTGCGCAGCCACGGCTTCAACGACATCGTGGCGCCCACCGCGAGCGGCTGGAAGGTGGTGGCGCGCGACACCGCGCGCGACCCCATGCTGTGGTTTCTGGCGTTCTCCTCGGGCCTGTTCGCTCTGCTGGGCCAGCACACCGAATCGCTGACGCTGCTGCTGGCCCTGGCGCCCCTGCTCGGCATGGACGCGTGGCTGCACCGGCGCACGTCCGCGTCGTCGGCGGCCCTGGCGGGCCGGCTGGCCAGTTCGGCGCGCGTGCTGCGCGATGGGCAGTGGCAAGACATCGCGGCCCGCGAGCTCGTGCCCGGCGACCTGGTTGAGGTGGCGCCGGGCGGCTACTTTCCCGCCGATGGCCTGCTGGTCGGCGGGCACGGGCTGCAGGTGGACGAGTCGACGCTGACCGGCGAATCGCTGCCGGTGCCCAAACGCGCCTTGGACGCCGAAGCACCGGCCACGGAGCACCAGGTGCCCGAGTTGCAGCGCGGCCGCGCGGGCACGCGGCTGCTGACCGGCCAGGCGCGGCTGCGCATCGTGGACACCGGGGGCGACACGCGTTACGGCGCGATCGCGCGCTCGGCCACCGAGGGCAGCCACGCCGCCACCCCGCTGCAGCGCGCGATCGGCCAGCTGGTGCTGGTGCTGCTCGGCGTGGCCCTGCTCATGTGCGCCGCCCTCGCCGCCATACGGCTGTGGCACGGGCACGGCTGGATCGATGCGCTGCTGAGCGCGGTGACCCTGGCCGTGGCGGCGATCCCCGAGGAGTTTCCCGTGGTGTACACCGGCTTCCTCGGCGTGGGGGTGTTCCGGCTCGCGCGCAAGAAGGCGCTGGTGCGGCGCGCGGTCGCGGTGGAGAACATCGGCCGCGTGAGCTGCATCGTGTCCGACAAGACCGGCACCATCACCGCCGGCACGCTGGTGCTGGCCCACCGCGCGCCGGCCGAGGGCCTTGACGAAGACACCGTGCTGCAGAGCGCCACCTTCGCTGCCCGCCCCGACAGCGGTGACCCGCTCGATCAGGCCCTGCACGCGGCCGCCGGTCCCCTGCCGCCCGCCACGCGGCTGGCCGAATTCCCGTTCACCGAAGCGCGGCGCCGCGAGACCGCCGTGCTGCGGCTGGCCGACGGCACCACCACGGCCTTCACCAAGGGCGCGCCCGAAACCGTGATGGCCTTGTGCGCGCTGACCGAAGCCGAACACGCTGCATGGACCGAGCGCATCGAGGCCTACGCCCGCTCGGGGCACAAGGTGATCGCCTGCGCGCGGCGCGCGCTGCCCGCGGGCGCGGCGCCCGACACCGAAGCCGCCGAGGGCTTCAGCCTCGTCGGCCTGCTGGCTTTTGAAGACCCGGTGCGCGACGGCGTGCGCGAGGCCATTGCCGACTGCGTGGCCGCGGGCATGCGCGTGATCATGGTCACCGGCGACCACCCGAGCACCGCCGAGGCCATTGCGCGCGAGATCGGGCTCGGGGGCGGCCAGCCCCGGGTGATCGTGCTGGCCCCGGGCGACGACGCCGCGGCCGCGCTGCGCGCGCACGGCGGCGTTCACGTGGTGGCCCGCGCCACGCCCGCGCAGAAGCTTGCGCTGGTGCAGGCGCTGCAGGCCGACGGCGAGCTGGTGGCCGTCACCGGCGACGGCGTGAACGACGTGCCCGCGCTGCGCCTGGCCGACATCGGCGTGGCCATGGGCGAACGCGGCACGCGCAGCGCGCGCGAGGTGGCGCCGGTGGTGCTGCTCGACGACAACTTCCGCACCATCGTGCACGCGGTGGGCGAAGGCCGCCAGCTGTTCCAGAACCTGCGGCTGGCGTTCGCCTACCTGCTGCTCGTGCACCTGCCGCTCGTGGCCGCCGCCGCCGCGGTGCCGCTCATGGGCCTGCCGCTGCTGCTGCTGCCGATCCACATCGTGTGGCTGGAGTTGGTGATCCACCCCACCGCCCTGCTGGCCTTCCAGGGCCTGCCGGCGGCGGGCCCACTCGCCCCGGTGCAGCACCACCACCGGCGCGCGCGTTTCTTCTCGGCCGGCGCCTGGGGCGCGATCGTGCTGATCGGCGGGCTGGTGAGCGTGGCCGTGGTGGGGAGCTACCTGCACGCGCTGGGCGCCGACCGCCAGGTGGAGCACGCGCGCGCGATGGCGCTGGGCGTGCTGCTGGCAGCCAGCGCCGGCTTCACCGCCGGCCTCGCGGGCCTGCGCCGGGCGAGCCCGCGCTGGCTGGTGGCGGGCACGCTGCTGTCGCTGGGCCTGCTGGTGCAGGTGCCGGCGGCCAGCGCGTGGCTGGGGCTGCGGCCGCTGCACCCGGCCGATTGGGGCCTGGTGGGGCTGGCGTTCGTGCTCACGGCGGTGGCGGGCCGGGCGCAGGCCGCGAGCATGCGCGGGCCATGATCGCCGCCTTGCCCGCGCCCGCGCGCCTCAAAGCCCGCCGCTGGCCATGAGCACGTGGCCCGACACGTAGTCGCTCTCGGGGTAGCAGAGCAGCGCGATCGCGCCCGCGGCCTCTTCGGTGCTCGCGCCGCGGCCCAGCGGAATCTGCGCTTCGAGCGCGCGCACCTGCTCGGCCGGGATGCCGGCGGGAATGGCGCGGCCTTCGATGTCGACCTGCGTGGCGCTGCCCTTGTCCACCGCCTGCGTCATGCGCGTGACCACGTAGCCGAAGGCCACCGCGTTCACGTTCACGTGGTAGCGGCCCCACTCGCGCGCGAGCGTGCGCGTGATGCCCACGATGCCGGCCTTGCCCGCGGCGTAGTTGGTCTGGCCCGCGCTGCCCAGGATGCCCGCGATGGACGACACGTTGACCACCTTGCGCTGCACGCGCCGGCCTTCGGCGTTCTCGCGCTTGGCGGCCTCGCGCAGGTGGCCGGCCGCGGCGCGCAGGATGCGGAACGGCGCCTTGAGGTGGATGTCCAGCATGGCGTCGAACTGCTCGTCGCTCATCTTCTGGATCACGCCGTCCCAGGCGTAGCCCGCGTTGTTGACGATGATGTCGAGCCCGCCGTGGTTGTCGA
This is a stretch of genomic DNA from Hydrogenophaga crocea. It encodes these proteins:
- a CDS encoding cation-translocating P-type ATPase — its product is MPHTGVAGALSAAGADRADGADIAQGLTTAQAQEALRSHGFNDIVAPTASGWKVVARDTARDPMLWFLAFSSGLFALLGQHTESLTLLLALAPLLGMDAWLHRRTSASSAALAGRLASSARVLRDGQWQDIAARELVPGDLVEVAPGGYFPADGLLVGGHGLQVDESTLTGESLPVPKRALDAEAPATEHQVPELQRGRAGTRLLTGQARLRIVDTGGDTRYGAIARSATEGSHAATPLQRAIGQLVLVLLGVALLMCAALAAIRLWHGHGWIDALLSAVTLAVAAIPEEFPVVYTGFLGVGVFRLARKKALVRRAVAVENIGRVSCIVSDKTGTITAGTLVLAHRAPAEGLDEDTVLQSATFAARPDSGDPLDQALHAAAGPLPPATRLAEFPFTEARRRETAVLRLADGTTTAFTKGAPETVMALCALTEAEHAAWTERIEAYARSGHKVIACARRALPAGAAPDTEAAEGFSLVGLLAFEDPVRDGVREAIADCVAAGMRVIMVTGDHPSTAEAIAREIGLGGGQPRVIVLAPGDDAAAALRAHGGVHVVARATPAQKLALVQALQADGELVAVTGDGVNDVPALRLADIGVAMGERGTRSAREVAPVVLLDDNFRTIVHAVGEGRQLFQNLRLAFAYLLLVHLPLVAAAAAVPLMGLPLLLLPIHIVWLELVIHPTALLAFQGLPAAGPLAPVQHHHRRARFFSAGAWGAIVLIGGLVSVAVVGSYLHALGADRQVEHARAMALGVLLAASAGFTAGLAGLRRASPRWLVAGTLLSLGLLVQVPAASAWLGLRPLHPADWGLVGLAFVLTAVAGRAQAASMRGP
- a CDS encoding SDR family NAD(P)-dependent oxidoreductase, with protein sequence MKLQNKIAIVSGSGRGIGRATALKLAAEGATVVVNDLDAALCEQVVAEIRAAGGQASACPGSVTDPGFGERFVQAALDNHGGLDIIVNNAGYAWDGVIQKMSDEQFDAMLDIHLKAPFRILRAAAGHLREAAKRENAEGRRVQRKVVNVSSIAGILGSAGQTNYAAGKAGIVGITRTLAREWGRYHVNVNAVAFGYVVTRMTQAVDKGSATQVDIEGRAIPAGIPAEQVRALEAQIPLGRGASTEEAAGAIALLCYPESDYVSGHVLMASGGL